TCGACCCGCCGACATCGCCGGCGGCGGTGATACCGGGGGCACGATCACCTACCAATATTGGCAGTACTACAACCTCTTCCTACAGGTGAGGTGGTTCCGATGACCGACACGCTGCCCCCTGCCATTGTCGCGGGCACCCATTACTACGCCGATTACGACCCGACCACCGGCCGCATCCTGGCCCTGCACCAGCGCGACCCGCTCAACCTGCTGGCGGAAGGCGTCGGCGCTGAAGGCATCGGCCGGCTGAAGCTGACCGACGACCAGGTGGATGGCGTCTGGTCCTGCCAGGTGGTCGGTGGCGTGCTGACGCCCAAGAGCGACACCGCCCTGGCCGCGCAGGTGGCCGCCGCCGCCCTGGCCGACCTGCGCATCCAGCGGGATGCCCTGTTGTCCGCCAGCGACATCCGGGTGCTGCCTGACCGCTGGGCGGTGATGACCGATGCCCAGCGTGCCGCGTGGTCGCTCTACCGCCAGGCCCTGCGCGACCTGCCCACCACCATCACCGACCCAACCGCGCCCGCGTGGCCGGTTCAGCCC
The sequence above is drawn from the Azospirillaceae bacterium genome and encodes:
- a CDS encoding phage tail assembly chaperone — encoded protein: MTDTLPPAIVAGTHYYADYDPTTGRILALHQRDPLNLLAEGVGAEGIGRLKLTDDQVDGVWSCQVVGGVLTPKSDTALAAQVAAAALADLRIQRDALLSASDIRVLPDRWAVMTDAQRAAWSLYRQALRDLPTTITDPTAPAWPVQPA